TTCGCCCCATTATTATTCTATGATCATTTTATAAAAGTTTGCATTTGATGTACATAACTTGATGCTTTCTCAACTTGAAGGAAAAACTTGATGCATTGACAGCAGAATTTGACGAGAATACAGCATCAGTTCAAGCAAAATATCTTCAATCATGTGAACATTTGTATCTACAGGTATATAGACAATTTGTACAATGTATCAATCTGTGTATCATCTCTCCATCATTTTTTCTGTTAGATGACGATAATTGTCACTCCACTTCACAGCGACACAATATCGTAAATGATCCTGAAGCAGATGGAGTTGGCAGTGATTATGAAGATGAAGCATATATATATGGTACGTTTTTGATACTTGTATATCTATAAACTTTACCATTTTGTTAATTATTTCATGACTGTTTATTGTCCTGTTATGTATTTTGGCAGGGAAAGGGGTGCCTTACTTCTGGCTCAATGCTTTGCAAAACAATGACTACATAGAAAATGAGGTAGGTGTTGGATGCATACTGTTTCTCATTTCCATTGTTTACTTACTTGTGAATTGAATCCTTCTTTGTTTTCTCTCTTGTCTTCAAAATTTAGATTACTTATCGTGATGAACAAGCTCTAAAGTATCTTAAAGACATCAAGTCTTCCCCCATTGATGACTCCGAGGGCTTCAAACTTGACTTCTGCTTTAAAGCCAATCCCTTCTTTGAAAATTCTGTCTTGACCAAGACATTCCTCATGAGTGTTGAGAATGATATATCCCTAGTGAAAGATATAAAAGGGTGAGTTGGGTTTTTCTACCTTATGCAAAGGCATGTATTGATGTACAGTTAACATGGTTTGTATATATTGCCTACAGTTTGACGGGCACGTATTGTTTTATAGGACTGAGATTGAATGGTATCCGGCAAGATGCTTGACAACGATACCTATTAAGAAGAAACCTGAGACACAATCAGAGGATGCGAAATCGATCACTGTAACTGAAGATTGTGACAGTTTCTTCTCTCTTTTTGGTGCACTTGAAGTGGTAGATGATGTAAGCTGGTTATATATTGTCTTAAACTTGTAGTTTAGAATTCGACTTTTCTCTAGTGTCTTATATGCTTCTCTTTCTTAGCAGAACTTCAAGCGTTCACGTCAGGCGGAACATGATTTTCATATTGGGTGAGTTCATTGTCCTAAAGCGTATGATCTTTTACTTCTTTCTTAATTCAGCTATTGATTGTTGGATACTTGTTAACTTTGAGTACATTTTTGACATTGATTTTGTGTAGGTTAATTATCCGAGATCAGATTATTCCCCATGCAGTTTCTTGGTTTACAGGGGAGGCTATTGAGAACAGAGATGACTTACAAGACGATGAAGACCAAGACCAGTACCTTGGATTTGAAGCAGAATATTATGATGATAACGAAGATGGCGATGATGAGTACGAAGACCTTGACCATGGATTAGGCTCTGATGGAGACGACTCTGATGAAGAATACATTGATAATTACAATAGAACATACAATTATTATTAAGTCATCATAGATGAAACCGAACAAAGTTAAAGATTTCGAAACCCAGAGTGAGCATGTTTGGTATTTTAGTATATGGCAAGACAAGCTAGTAGCTTGTTGGCAGTTTAAGAATGTTTTGAGATGCCCACATATATATCATGAGTTCATGACTACATTACATTAATACCTTTTACATCTCCCTATTTGGCAGCTTAAGAATGTTTTGAGGTGCCCATAAGAATAAGGTAAGGGTTGGTGTATCTGTTAGCTGTTGAAGTTAATGCTTTCCTTAGTGAACATATTAGGAAGCAGCAAGAAATATTTAGCTACAGGGAAGCTGAAGTACTACAGTGACTCACTGCAGTGAGATATTTTCTCCCACTTAGTTTACCGTTTTCTCCTCACCTAATATAGAGAATTTATTGTATGTAAAGTACAATTATAATCTAGTTTAGATGTTTCTAAGATATTTTATAGGTTATATTGCACCCTATATAAGGGTAATTTGTTATGTAATCCTTAAGAAGTCCAGAAGTAAGAAATAGAAGCTGCAAAGTTTTGCTTCAAAGTTCAACTGAGTTTTCTTCTTCCTCATTTGCTACAGCAAATTGATCTTGATCATATTTTGTTCAAAATACAAAATAGAGGCTCAAATTCTAACATGGTATCAGAGCCCTGTTGATCAATATCAACTAGGGTATGTACCATCTGTTGGATCAAAAAAAAAAAACAAATAGTTTTCTGCTACTACAATGACTACATCAGAAAATAGTTTAGAGGTTAGAGTTCCTATCTTCTCAGGAGAGAACTTTGATTTCTAGATTATTAAGATGGAAACCATGTTCATATCACGTGATTTATTGAGCTATGTGAATGAAGGCTATATAATTCCAGCAGTTGAAGGGATGACAAATGCTCAAAGGACTGAGTTGAAGGAAAATATCAAGAAAGATGCAAAAGCTCTTGGTATTTTGCAAACCGCAGTCACAGATGCTATCTTTCCAAGAATTGCAAATGAGAGAACAGCCAAAGGAGCTTGGGATGTTCTAAAGGTGGAGTTCAAAGGCTCAGATAATGTGAGAGCTGCATGTTAAAGTTCAATCTTTAAGGAGAGATTTTGAATATACTAGAATGAATGAAACTGAGCTGTTAAGTGATTATTGCACTAGATTGACTGATTTAGTTAACCAAATGAAAACATATACTTGAAAAGAGAGTAGTACAGAAGATCCTTATGAGTTTGAATAGGAAGTATGATGCTATAACAAGTATTATAGAGGAGACTAAGGATATAGACACTCTTGGTGTGCAAGATTTAATGGGGACACTTAAGGCTTTTGATCAGAGGTTGATGAGTCATGATGAACCAGCAAAAAAAGCCTTTCAAACACTAAGCCTAAACACAAATAGTGAGCCATCTAGTTCAAATTCCAAAAAGAAAAAGAATTGGAAAGGCAAAGGCAAGAAGTGGGAGGGTAGATCAGATCAGTCAGGAAAAAGAAAAAATGAAGGAAGCAGTAGTTCAAATTATTCGAAGTGTTCAATCTGTGATAGGATGCATATAAGTGAATGTTGGTTTAAGGGGAAACGAAAATGTTCAATTGTAACAAGTTTGGTCATGTCAAGAAGGATTGTGACTACAAGGGAAATAAACTGGCTAGCTGTAGTGAAGAACAAAGTGATACTAGTATGTTCTGTGTCACTTATGATGCAACCACTGCGGTGAATGAGAATGTATGACTTGTTGATAGTGCTTGCAGTAATCATATGACTGCAAATGCCAACCTTATCTATGACATTGACTACAACAGCATTACAACGGTGAAGATGGCAAATAGAATGTTGGTGGATACAAAAGGCAAAGGAAGTGTTGTTGTTGAAACCAAAAATGGAAAAATGTTCATCAGAGATGTAATGCTTGTTCCAAATCTTGATTCAAATTTGCAGAGTGTTGGACAACTCGTTGAGCACAAATATCACCTGCATTTTGGTGATGACACTTGCAAAATCTTTGAGAGAGGGAATAGCAAGAAGCTAATGGTGGAAGTTGAAATGAAGAGGAGCATAAGTTTTCCTCTGACTCTCATGTATGCAACTGAGAATGCAAGAAAAATGGAGATGCAGGAAGATCCTTGGCTCTGGCATCAAAGGCTTGGACATGCATTTGAATTTTCAAAGTCTGAAGCTGCAGCATCAGAATGAAATGGTGCAAGGATTGCCAAAAATTAAAGAAGTTACTGAAGTGTGTGAAGGATGTGCACTTGGAAAGCAGCATATTATCTTATTTCCAAAAGGGAAGGCATGGAGAGCAAAAACACCACTAGAGTTGGTCCATTCTGATGTCTGTGGTCCTATGAAAACAATTATTAGGGGAGGTAACAGATATTTCCTTACATTCATTGATTATTGTTCAAGAATGACTTGGGTTTATTTTCTGAGGCAAAAATCTGATGTGTTCATTGTGTTCAAGAAGTTTCAAGCTATGGTAGAGATAATCTGATCTCAAAATCAAGAAGCTTAGATCAGATAGAGGTGGTGAATACACATCAAATGAGTTTGGAGATTTTTGTGCATATATTGATTTTTGTGCATATAATCTGAAAAAGAAGAAAATTGTTATCTGCAAAGATGTTCTCTTCAGTGAGAATGCATCTTGGGATTGGAATCAAGGTTCATTCCTGCAACAATGTGTGCCAGATAATGTTGTTCAAGATGAAGATGTTCCAGAAGAGTTAGAACTTAATCCACCGCAACAAACTCCACCTCACAGTCTTGAACAACCCTCACCAGCACATTCAAATGCTCAATCTACACCAAGCTCAACACAAATAAGGATGAGAAGCTTGAATAAAGTGTATGAAAGCTGTAATGCATGCTTATTTGAGCTTGAAAGATTTGAAGAAGCTGTGAAAGTAGATGACTGGCGGACTGCAATGAAAGAGGAAATTGATGTGATTGTGAAAAACAACACATGGGAGCTTGTTGATAAACTAGACAACAAGGATGTCATTGGTTTGAAGTGGATTTACAAAACCAAGCTAAATGCAGATGGTTCTGCGTAAAGAAACAAAGCAAGATTGGTGGCAAAAGGGTATTCACAGATACCTGGAGTTGATTTCAATGAAACTTTTGCACAAGTTGCAAGACATGAGACAATCAGAGGTCTGATTTCCATTGCAGCACAAAAAGGTTTGTTTTTGCACCAGCTAGATGTTAAATCGGCGTTTCTAAATGGAGTGTTGAAAGAAGAGGTATTTGTGGAGCAACCACAAGGTTTCATTATCAAGGGTAAAGAGCAGAAAGTTTATAAGCTGAAGGCTTCTTTATGGTTTGAAACAAGCCCCAAGAGCTTAGTACGGTGAGATCGATTCCTATTTCACAGAAAGAGGGTTTCAAATGAGTGAAAATGAACCTGCTCTCTACACCAAAACTGAAGGTAAATCAAGCATATTTATTGTCTCCTTATATGTTGATGATTTGGTATTTATTGGAAATTGTGAAAAGATGATTTCAAATTTCAAGTCTGATATGATGAGGAAATATGAAATGAGTGATTTGGGAATCTTGCATTATATTCTAGGAATTGTAATTGTTCAAGCAACGGAGGGAATCTTCATTACTCAGAAGAAATATGCAAAGACAATTCTAGAGAAGTTCAAAATGCTTGGTTGCAATGCTGTTGCAACACCTCTAGTTGTCAATGAAAAATTTTCAAAAGAAGATGGAAGTGGTAAAGTTGATGAGAGTTTATACAGAAGTTTAGTGGGAAGTTTGCTTTACTTGACAGCAACAAGACCTGATATCATGTATGCTGCAAGTTTGATGTCCAGATTTATGCACAATCCTACCAAGATTCACTATGGAGCTGCAAGGAGAATCCTTAGATACATTCAAGGTACAATGGACTTTGGAATTCTGTATGAGAGGAATGTGGAACCAAAACTCTTTGGCTTTTGTGATAGTGATTGGGGAGGAAGTGTTGATGATTTAAAAAGCACATCTGGATATACTTTTACACTTGGAACTAGTGTATTCTCCTGGGCTTCAAAGAAGTAAAAATCAGTAGCCTTGTCTACAGCTGAAGCAAAGTATGTATCTGCATCAATAGCCACTTCAAATTGCTCAAAAGATTCATTGAAGACTTTGGTGAGAAGCAAACATCTGCAACAACTATTCTCAATGATAACAAGTCTGTAATTGCCATGAGCAAGAACCCTGTATATCACAGTAGGGCAAAACATATTGTCTTGAAGTTTCACTACATCAGAGATGCAGTTGAGGAGAATGAGATTGATCTGGTGTACTGTAATACAGATGACCAAGTTGCAGACATCTTCACCAAAGCTCTACCAAGAGAGAGGTTTGAATACCTTAGAGGCCTGCTAGGAGTGCATAAGCAAAGCATTAAGAGGGAGTGTTGAAGTTAATGTTTTCCTTAGTCAACATACTAGGAAGTAGCAGGAAATACTTAGCTGCAGGGAAGCTGAAGTACTGTAGTGACTCACTGCAGTGAGATATTTTCTCCCACTTGGTTTACTGTTTTCTCCTCACCTAATCTCTAGATATTTTGTTGTATGTAAAGTACAATTATAATCTAGTTAATTAGGTGTTTCTAAGATATTTTGTAGGTTATATTGCACCCTATATAAGGGTAAGTTTGTTGTGTAATCCTTAAGAATTCCAGAAGTAAGAAATAGAAGCTACAAAGTTTTGCTTCAAAGTTCAACTGAGTTTTCTTCTGCCTCATTTGCTACAGCAAATTGATCTTGATCATATTTTGTTCAAAATACAAAGTAGAAGCTCAAATTCTAACTTTAGCTTCATATTTCGGGATCATGAGTTGCTTATTGTTCTCAGTAGCTACAAACTGTAATTTATGTAATCATGTCATATGATCAAAGTTTCATTATCATTAATTGCAATACAAATTGATGAAGATAGAGTTCAACTGAGATTTCATTGAACAAGAAAGAGAGAAAGCAAAAGACTAGAAAGAAAAAAATAGCAGCTAACAAAAAGGGCGCATTCCAAAAAACAAACTCCAGGACCTTCCGCACAAAAATTGTCATTCATCTCCTTTGCAGCTCTCCAATGGCAACCTTCCAACCTTCTCCTCTACAACTGGCGCTTCTGGAGTTGCCTCATCATCTGCAAGCTGTGCCGCTGCAGCTGCCTTCTTTGCCATTTCTGCAGCTGCCTTCTTTGAGACTTTTGCAGCTGCCTTCTTTGCGACTTTTGTAGCTGCAGCTGCCTCCCTTGCAAGTTTTGCATTTTTATTTGTCTCCACTGTTCTCTTTGCGAGCTTTGCATTTTCAGCTGCCTCCTTTGCGAGCACTGCAGCTTCAGCTGCCTCCTTTGCAAATTGTGCAGCTGTAACCGCCTCCTTTGTGGCCACAGCAGCTGTAGCCGCCTGCTTTGCGCGCTGTGCAGCTTCAACCGTCTCCTCTATAAACTGTTGAGCTGCAGCTGCCTCCTCTGCAGCTACAAACTGTGAATCTGCTGCCTCCTGCAAAAATTCATTATGAAACAAAACCTAATCATCATGATCAGGTAAATCGGAAATCCTCAAAGCCACTCATAAAAAAATTCTATAGCTTGCATAGTTAATTTTAAATTTATTTGATACATGGTACACATCATTTTTTTTTGTTTTTTTGTTTTTTTTTTTTAATAAAAGAAAGATACAAGCCATTCATCAGAAATCTTTCCTCACTAAAGTCACTAGCCAGTAGTCCAGTACTCATCAACTCTGTATACCATCAAGTATATATAGACCCAAACGAACCTCTCAGACAAGAATAAACAATCCAACAAGAGCAGAAGGTAAAGAACAATGATGCAATTCAAAACTTGTCATGAATACACAGATATATTCATGATAAGTCAGTCAAGCAGGATCTCACCTCTAACATACGATTATAAATCGCGTTCCTGAGCTTGAGTGGTGTAAGTATGCCCGCTTCTAATTGCTCCGTTATCCTCTGCAACGACTTTAACTTTCCTGCAAACTCAATATAGTGGTCGTATAAATCCGTAGCATAAAGATCGGCATGGCTGCAAGTTAACAGTTTAGATTATTAATTCCACTTTGTGAAGTTCCCGAACAAAAATGAAGAACATATATGAGTAAGGTGATGAGTAGAGTAGTCTTACTAGATTATATTCCGCTTCATCTTCCGAACTTTCATCTCAATGGCGCGCTGGAAAGAAATAGATAATTGTTATTGATTAATCTAAATGTAAGTTTGTAACTAAATGCATAGATGAATGAATAGAGTGAAAAGCCGTTGATACGTACATTCTTAGGATCTTCGAATGCCCAAAAATAATTCGCTCTGCGTCTGAGTTTTCTTGGAAGAAAAAACTGCCCTTTTAGGGCTGCAATCGGGACCCGATCCTCCATCGCTGATCTCAACCTCAAATTTGATGGAGTCTCTTTAGAGATTTTGAGCAATTATTCTATCTATTTGGAATCTAAGAGGTTCTTGAATTAAAATTTATGGTGATGAGATTTTTGGTGACTATTGTTACATTTCCTTGCTAAATTTGTGGCCGAGAGATGGAGGGGAGAGACATTAGGGTTCTTGAAGAGATCAGCGGGTTGTGTGAATTGTGAAGCGCGATTATAAAAGAGATTTTTGAAACTCATTATAAGTTGGTGAAGAGAATGATCAAAAGAATTTTCCAAAAGTATACTTCCACAATGTCCGTCGTGCAATATCTTTTTGAAATTAATTCGAGATCATTTTTCTTCTTGAAGATATCAGCTTGATTTGACAAACTTCGAAAAGAAATCAGTTTGATGGATTTCGAAAAGAGTATCCATCAAATTATCAATTTCCAGTTAATAAACTGATTTCCAGTCTTATGGATTTGATGGATTCCCGTCAATCTCGAATTAATTATGATCAAACCTATGGGTGCTTCTAGCCGGATACGAATCTGCTGTGCCTAAAAAGTTGTGCCCACTATGTGCCACGACTACTACCGCGACACCTATCATCTCACTTGACAGAGATATAACGCTGTTAACACATATTTTTTGTAATTTATAACTAAATTGATAAATCAATATTTGTAAGTACTGGGTTTTTTTTTAGTTGCGGCTCGCTCCTGGAGTCCTGGTTTTTCTCGATAACAACTTCGGATCATGATCTTCATAAAAAAGGAAAACTGATCGCTTTTTTCATATATAAGAAAAACTTGAAGGCTTCAATCATCGTTTATCAAGAAATCCTTATGGCTGATTAGTAAGATTGATGAAAGAAAATTGCAATGAGGTGGCTCAAAACACAAAAGGCATAGGAGATGCTTGAAAGAGTGGTGGACTGGAGTATTTGAACGGAGCAGACGGTGGTGGGCGGTGGAGGTTTCCGGCATGGAAAATCAAACCCAAACAATCCAAACAAGATTTGATCACCTCAATCATTCCTCCCCATGAATCAACCCCTACTTTCAGCACCTATATGGGAAAGGAAGAAAGAATTAAGGGAAGGGGATAGATGATGGTTTTATTTTTTGGGTTTGTTTGATTGTAGATTTGGGAAACAGAAGATGAAGCGATTTATTCAATAAAAAACTTTTCTCAGTCAATTTAATTTATAATACAAAATAATAAAAAGTAATAGATTTAACACAGTTAATTTTCTGTTAAGTG
The window above is part of the Fragaria vesca subsp. vesca linkage group LG2, FraVesHawaii_1.0, whole genome shotgun sequence genome. Proteins encoded here:
- the LOC101314528 gene encoding nucleosome assembly protein 1-like 1-like, which codes for MTDEDGFFIECAIGTEIKWRPGKCLTHKLAKESGKGSKKVEPMTIESFFGFFSPPNIPKNLKDEKNLVEVINQKYDMEMDFCLGLTIRDQIIPCAVTQFTGKAALEDKTKISAQHSNFLDNLGKNARKCVESLRLIQEKLDALTAEFDENTASVQAKYLQSCEHLYLQRHNIVNDPEADGVGSDYEDEAYIYGKGVPYFWLNALQNNDYIENEITYRDEQALKYLKDIKSSPIDDSEGFKLDFCFKANPFFENSVLTKTFLMSVENDISLVKDIKGTEIEWYPARCLTTIPIKKKPETQSEDAKSITVTEDCDSFFSLFGALEVVDDNFKRSRQAEHDFHIGLIIRDQIIPHAVSWFTGEAIENRDDLQDDEDQDQYLGFEAEYYDDNEDGDDEYEDLDHGLGSDGDDSDEEYIDNYNRTYNYY